The Vreelandella piezotolerans genomic interval CAATCAATGGCCTATGGCGAGTATGTTTCGGTGACCCCGTTCTTTAACTGGGTGCACCTATGGAACACCGGTGCCGCATTCAGTCTTTTTGCGAATGGTGGAGGCTGGCAGCGCTACTTTTTTATCGGAATCGCGGTAGTGGTCTCGATTTTTCTGATCAAGCTGATCCTTGAAAATCGTCATAAAGGAGAAGCCATCGCTTACAGTCTTATCCTCGGTGGCGCCATGGGCAACCTGATTGACCGGGTCTTTCGCGGCTATGTTGTGGATTCCTTTGATTTCTATTGGCGAGACTGGCATTGGCCGGCCTTCAACCTGGCTGATATCGCGTTATTGGCAGGTGTCGTGGTATACGCAGTGGCGCTATGGCGTGAGCGGCCTACATTTAAGCGCACTGAGTAACGCTATGGATGTGGTCGATAAAGATAAAGAATATACGTTTTT includes:
- the lspA gene encoding signal peptidase II — translated: MLIIGKKLSPYALLSISGLLAASDQAVKWLVQQSMAYGEYVSVTPFFNWVHLWNTGAAFSLFANGGGWQRYFFIGIAVVVSIFLIKLILENRHKGEAIAYSLILGGAMGNLIDRVFRGYVVDSFDFYWRDWHWPAFNLADIALLAGVVVYAVALWRERPTFKRTE